One genomic window of Bos taurus isolate L1 Dominette 01449 registration number 42190680 breed Hereford chromosome Y, ARS-UCD2.0, whole genome shotgun sequence includes the following:
- the LOC132344513 gene encoding testis-specific Y-encoded protein 3-like isoform X1: MESETGPEEGGSTPGSWILVVSPGLHEGGALGPSSPVWAAEAMQAAGGAPGEEAALFWVEAVEEGAAVEEGEVAGLGQEFQLLVLDVMEEVEVVAYEEQEQVSSEEHVHDHPRPGALSDRPALEALAALQLELEPVNKKAERAHARLKHKTSQRRKVHLEHRSAIIQGIRGFWVEVFMNHPQMSVLMSKQDADMLHFMTNLEVEEFRHPTRHCKITLSFRRNRYFQNEVIVKEYLMKVTGYHASRSTPVQWHQGFEWKAYRRRHHDSSVNFFNWFFDHNFTGSDWIAEIIIRDLWPNPLQYYVRRKAAPQKVPGGREEPDPPSF, encoded by the exons ATGGAGAGTGAGACGGGGCCAGAGGAAGGCGGCAGCACTCCGGGatcctggatcttagttgtgagcccgggtcttcatgagggaggggccctggggccttCCAGTCCGGTGTGGGCGGCAGAGGCGATGCAGGCCGCAGGTGGTGCGCCAGGCGAGGAGGCCGCCCTCTTCTgggtggaggcagtggaggaaggtgcggctgtggaggagggagaggtggcgGGACTCGGGCAGGAGTTCCAGCTGCTGGTGTTGGacgtcatggaggaggtggaggtggtggcataCGAGGAGCAGGAGCAGGTGTCCTCGGAGGAGCATGTCCACGACCATCCAAGGCCCGGAGCCCTGAGTGACCGGCCTGCACTGGAGGCGCTGGCGGCcctgcagctggagctggagcccgTGAATAAGAAAGCCGAAAGGGCGCATGCTCGCCTGAAACATAAGACCAGTCAGCGGCGGAAGGTGCATCTAGAGCACagaagcgccatcatccagggcatccgtgGCTTCTGGGTCGAAGTT tttATGAACCACCCCCAAATGTCAGTTTTGATGAGCAAGCAAGATGCAGACATGCTTCACTTCATGACCAACTTGGAG GTGGAGGAATTCAGGCATCCCACTCGTCACTGCAAGATCACATTGTCCTTTCGGAGGAATAGGTATTTCCAGAATGAAGTGATTGTCAAGGAGTACCTGATGAAGGTCACTG GATACCACGCATCTCGTTCCACTCCAGTTCAGTGGCACCAGGGCTTTGAATGGAAGGCATACAGGCGCAGGCACCACGACAGCAGCGTTAACTTCTTCAACTGGTTCTTTGACCACAATTTCACAGGATCTGactggattgctgag ATCATCATAAGGGATCTGTGGCCCAATCCTTTGCAGTACTATGTGAGGAGGAAGGCTGCACCACAAAAGGTACCAGGAGGACGAGAG
- the LOC132344513 gene encoding testis-specific Y-encoded protein 3-like isoform X2: protein MESETGPEEGGSTPGSWILVVSPGLHEGGALGPSSPVWAAEAMQAAGGAPGEEAALFWVEAVEEGAAVEEGEVAGLGQEFQLLVLDVMEEVEVVAYEEQEQVSSEEHVHDHPRPGALSDRPALEALAALQLELEPVNKKAERAHARLKHKTSQRRKVHLEHRSAIIQGIRGFWVEVVSLGVVLVEEFRHPTRHCKITLSFRRNRYFQNEVIVKEYLMKVTGYHASRSTPVQWHQGFEWKAYRRRHHDSSVNFFNWFFDHNFTGSDWIAEIIIRDLWPNPLQYYVRRKAAPQKVPGGREEPDPPSF, encoded by the exons ATGGAGAGTGAGACGGGGCCAGAGGAAGGCGGCAGCACTCCGGGatcctggatcttagttgtgagcccgggtcttcatgagggaggggccctggggccttCCAGTCCGGTGTGGGCGGCAGAGGCGATGCAGGCCGCAGGTGGTGCGCCAGGCGAGGAGGCCGCCCTCTTCTgggtggaggcagtggaggaaggtgcggctgtggaggagggagaggtggcgGGACTCGGGCAGGAGTTCCAGCTGCTGGTGTTGGacgtcatggaggaggtggaggtggtggcataCGAGGAGCAGGAGCAGGTGTCCTCGGAGGAGCATGTCCACGACCATCCAAGGCCCGGAGCCCTGAGTGACCGGCCTGCACTGGAGGCGCTGGCGGCcctgcagctggagctggagcccgTGAATAAGAAAGCCGAAAGGGCGCATGCTCGCCTGAAACATAAGACCAGTCAGCGGCGGAAGGTGCATCTAGAGCACagaagcgccatcatccagggcatccgtgGCTTCTGGGTCGAAGTTGTATCCCttggtgtggtgctt GTGGAGGAATTCAGGCATCCCACTCGTCACTGCAAGATCACATTGTCCTTTCGGAGGAATAGGTATTTCCAGAATGAAGTGATTGTCAAGGAGTACCTGATGAAGGTCACTG GATACCACGCATCTCGTTCCACTCCAGTTCAGTGGCACCAGGGCTTTGAATGGAAGGCATACAGGCGCAGGCACCACGACAGCAGCGTTAACTTCTTCAACTGGTTCTTTGACCACAATTTCACAGGATCTGactggattgctgag ATCATCATAAGGGATCTGTGGCCCAATCCTTTGCAGTACTATGTGAGGAGGAAGGCTGCACCACAAAAGGTACCAGGAGGACGAGAG